A part of Dethiosulfovibrio salsuginis genomic DNA contains:
- a CDS encoding chemotaxis protein CheW → MVQDKIEKVKINEADMYAAGAYKGKEKIILVFGLNDENFGLDVQDIREIVRVPPIITRVPNALRHIKGVINLRGTIVPVLDISLRIGGSSNDMSSESRIVVVEFSEILFGILVDNVKEVNTIYEDQIEQVSDLESTVDQEFMRGVAKMEDGRIIVLLDLPALFQIDALVGYAREEE, encoded by the coding sequence ATGGTTCAGGATAAAATAGAGAAAGTGAAGATAAACGAAGCGGATATGTACGCAGCTGGGGCTTACAAGGGCAAGGAGAAGATAATCCTGGTCTTCGGGCTTAACGACGAAAACTTTGGTCTGGACGTCCAGGATATCAGAGAGATAGTCAGGGTTCCTCCTATCATCACCAGAGTGCCTAACGCTCTGAGACATATCAAAGGTGTCATTAACCTGAGAGGGACTATCGTGCCTGTGCTGGATATATCTTTGAGGATCGGTGGAAGCTCTAACGATATGTCGAGCGAGTCCAGGATTGTAGTGGTGGAATTCTCCGAGATCCTGTTCGGTATTTTGGTGGATAACGTCAAAGAGGTAAACACCATATACGAGGATCAGATAGAGCAGGTGTCGGACCTTGAATCCACGGTGGATCAGGAGTTTATGAGAGGTGTCGCAAAAATGGAGGACGGTCGTATCATAGTCCTTCTCGACCTTCCCGCCCTTTTCCAGATCGATGCCCTCGTGGGGTACGCCAGGGAAGAGGAGTAG
- a CDS encoding PHP domain-containing protein, with protein sequence MLLVDLHLHSDCSDGTETPENLALMARRHSIAVASLTDHDTVEGVPSFLKACKKWGVKGLSGVELSAEYPSTMHILGYGFDPSHDGMCVELENLRRHRDERNLEIIERLRAIGLDISIEDVLEESKGDVVARPHVARAMIRKGYSLSMRDCFERYLKRGAPGYVSRKRLSPERSISLIREAGGVPVLAHPIQTSRNLLELKNILFSLKEMGLWGLECLSRHHEADQIYQYMAMASDLGLHCTAGSDYHGSNRIGVSMGVPVAEDLLPWARLGISL encoded by the coding sequence ATGCTCCTTGTGGATCTTCACCTCCACAGCGACTGTTCCGATGGTACCGAGACACCGGAAAACCTGGCCTTGATGGCTAGAAGGCATTCTATCGCTGTAGCGAGTCTGACCGATCACGATACGGTGGAAGGGGTGCCGTCTTTTCTGAAAGCCTGTAAAAAGTGGGGAGTTAAGGGCCTTTCTGGGGTGGAGTTGTCCGCTGAATATCCCTCTACTATGCATATACTGGGATACGGTTTTGATCCATCCCACGACGGTATGTGTGTAGAGCTGGAGAACTTAAGGCGTCACAGAGATGAAAGAAATCTGGAGATAATAGAGAGATTGCGGGCTATAGGGTTGGATATATCCATCGAGGACGTGCTCGAGGAGTCTAAAGGGGATGTAGTCGCCAGACCTCACGTAGCTAGGGCCATGATCAGAAAGGGATATTCTCTCTCTATGCGGGACTGTTTTGAGAGATACCTCAAAAGGGGAGCCCCAGGGTATGTCTCCAGGAAACGTCTCTCGCCGGAGAGGTCTATCTCCCTTATAAGAGAGGCCGGAGGGGTACCGGTCCTGGCTCACCCGATCCAGACCTCCAGAAATCTCCTGGAGTTGAAAAACATCCTTTTTTCCCTTAAGGAGATGGGACTCTGGGGATTAGAGTGCCTTTCCAGACACCACGAAGCGGATCAGATATATCAATATATGGCGATGGCCTCAGACCTCGGTCTGCACTGCACCGCCGGATCGGATTACCATGGATCAAATCGGATAGGGGTATCTATGGGAGTTCCTGTAGCGGAGGACCTTCTTCCATGGGCTAGGCTTGGGATATCCCTTTAG
- a CDS encoding threonine aldolase family protein — MNLNIVDFRSDTVTCPDGGMRKAIFEASVGDSGYGDDPSINELESLAADIVGQEAAIFVPSGVMGNITALGSHCRRGEAVLVGDKSHIYRYEGGGLSAIAGLLPYALDDSSGLPSPESVLNSCPEVNVHFAQTSLLCLEVTHNDRGGLAQPLSDFKAVVEAGREKGLAIHLDGARVFNSAVAWGVDVKEYTSSVDSVQFCLSKGLGAPMGAMLCGSEEFISRARFERKRLGGELRQAGFMAAAGIYALKNNIPKLLEDHENGQVLADTLAQGGLIVEPVPQGTRRTNMVYVNLAEKGPSSSELAASCKPKGVLFNDMEPRRFRLVTHLGMDREEVIRGANCILREALTA, encoded by the coding sequence ATGAATTTGAATATAGTGGATTTTAGAAGCGACACGGTTACCTGTCCTGATGGAGGGATGAGAAAGGCCATCTTCGAGGCCTCAGTTGGAGATTCGGGATATGGAGATGACCCCTCCATAAACGAATTGGAATCTTTGGCGGCGGATATAGTCGGTCAGGAGGCCGCTATCTTCGTTCCGTCGGGGGTGATGGGGAATATCACCGCCTTAGGCTCTCACTGCAGGAGAGGAGAGGCGGTCCTTGTAGGTGATAAATCCCACATATATAGGTATGAAGGAGGAGGTCTCTCCGCCATAGCGGGACTTTTGCCCTATGCCTTAGACGACTCCTCCGGTCTTCCGTCTCCCGAATCGGTCCTGAACAGCTGTCCTGAGGTAAACGTTCATTTTGCCCAGACTTCGCTGTTGTGCCTCGAGGTCACCCATAACGATAGAGGTGGCTTGGCTCAGCCATTGTCCGACTTCAAGGCTGTCGTAGAGGCCGGCAGGGAGAAAGGGCTGGCTATCCATTTGGACGGAGCGAGGGTCTTTAACTCTGCCGTGGCCTGGGGAGTGGACGTAAAGGAGTACACCTCCTCGGTGGACTCGGTTCAATTCTGCCTCTCTAAAGGGCTAGGTGCCCCTATGGGGGCGATGCTGTGCGGTTCGGAGGAGTTTATCTCCAGGGCTCGGTTTGAGAGAAAAAGGCTCGGTGGAGAACTTCGTCAGGCCGGTTTTATGGCGGCGGCGGGGATATACGCCCTTAAAAACAACATCCCTAAACTGCTGGAGGACCACGAAAACGGTCAGGTTTTGGCTGACACCCTTGCCCAAGGGGGGCTGATCGTCGAGCCCGTACCTCAGGGAACCAGGAGGACCAACATGGTCTACGTGAATTTGGCTGAAAAAGGTCCTTCTTCCTCCGAGTTAGCCGCCTCCTGTAAACCCAAGGGAGTCCTTTTCAACGATATGGAGCCTCGAAGGTTCAGACTCGTAACCCATCTTGGCATGGACAGAGAAGAGGTTATCAGAGGAGCAAACTGCATTTTAAGAGAGGCACTGACAGCCTGA
- a CDS encoding TldD/PmbA family protein: protein MLPIERIEEVSRLLLERAIGRGASMADVIYSDSVTRTLSMRDGQVETSRSSQSGGIGLRVVDSEGRQGVASGNGFDQNSLTQIVDWAMDNCGLSEPDPWVTMAPPTKEEDLDLDLWDPEVPSISGEERLERCSEMHRLASSMDKRVISVRSASWSDGVGLSFYANSLGVASWHRGSIVGAGLSLVAEEDQAMEMGGAGFHRRHLGDMDLSLIAQKAVEDVVGTLNGRPIPSGLYDLYLPPDGASSLLDVLSEMLFASSVQKGRSLFRDRLGDSVGASCLTVVDDGRLIRGMGSSCLDGEGVPCSRKVLIDQGRLKGFLHCLSSAKKEGVEPTGNGFRGISSNPEVDVTNLFIEKGENHPEYMISWIDRGLWVSEFQGLHTVNSVTGEFSLGAKGRLIENGAVKGPVSGVTVAGNLLDLIGNISYVGNDLTFFGDIGSPSLVIRDVALAGA from the coding sequence ATGTTACCTATAGAGAGGATAGAGGAGGTCTCCAGGCTCCTTCTCGAAAGGGCTATAGGACGGGGAGCCTCGATGGCCGACGTAATTTACAGTGACTCTGTAACCAGAACCCTATCCATGAGAGATGGTCAGGTAGAGACCTCCAGAAGCTCTCAGTCCGGCGGAATAGGCCTGAGGGTAGTGGATTCGGAAGGCCGGCAAGGGGTGGCCAGTGGCAACGGTTTTGATCAAAATTCACTGACCCAGATAGTGGACTGGGCCATGGACAACTGTGGCCTTTCAGAGCCCGATCCATGGGTTACGATGGCGCCTCCGACCAAAGAAGAAGATCTGGACCTTGACCTCTGGGACCCTGAAGTGCCGTCTATCTCCGGAGAGGAGCGGCTGGAAAGGTGTTCAGAGATGCACCGCTTGGCTTCCTCTATGGACAAAAGGGTTATCTCCGTCAGAAGCGCTTCATGGAGCGATGGAGTAGGTCTGTCTTTCTACGCCAACTCCCTCGGTGTTGCTTCATGGCACAGAGGATCTATTGTAGGGGCTGGCCTGTCTTTGGTGGCCGAGGAAGACCAGGCCATGGAGATGGGAGGAGCTGGATTCCATCGCCGACACCTGGGGGATATGGATCTATCTCTCATAGCCCAAAAGGCGGTAGAGGACGTAGTGGGTACGTTGAACGGCAGACCTATCCCCTCCGGCCTGTATGACCTGTATTTACCGCCTGATGGAGCGTCGTCTCTGCTGGACGTCCTATCGGAGATGCTCTTCGCTTCCTCCGTCCAGAAAGGCCGGTCTCTGTTTAGGGATCGACTAGGGGATTCGGTCGGAGCCTCCTGCCTGACCGTCGTCGACGATGGTCGACTGATTAGGGGCATGGGATCCTCCTGCCTGGACGGAGAGGGAGTCCCATGTTCCAGGAAAGTCCTGATCGACCAAGGTAGGCTAAAGGGCTTTCTCCACTGTCTCAGCTCGGCGAAAAAAGAGGGCGTAGAGCCCACAGGCAACGGATTTAGGGGCATATCCTCCAATCCCGAGGTGGACGTGACCAACCTCTTTATCGAAAAAGGTGAAAATCACCCTGAGTATATGATCTCCTGGATAGATAGAGGACTCTGGGTCTCCGAGTTTCAGGGACTTCATACGGTGAATTCGGTTACAGGCGAATTCTCCCTTGGAGCTAAAGGGAGACTTATCGAAAACGGAGCGGTTAAAGGCCCTGTATCCGGAGTCACCGTCGCCGGTAACCTCTTAGACCTCATAGGAAATATATCCTACGTCGGAAACGATTTAACTTTCTTTGGGGATATAGGGTCACCTTCGCTGGTGATACGAGATGTGGCTCTGGCGGGGGCGTAG
- a CDS encoding N-acetylmuramoyl-L-alanine amidase family protein, with the protein MWLWRGRRFLWAFILLLSFPLSLWAESWQLVKDGASVGTVNVKYVESDTYVAIGEMARLLGYSAKSLNDGLLIAKGNVNLQVIPNAAAVWLGYEILSLRKKAFVSDGRWWMDSESSLAVMEKLLAKSGDGARLLWRGGSSPSVEVAAPKAPPVSPTPSVLPLSKVEAASFRWGVHEDRVRLVVETEGKVPFKSVADGLRFSFKAKPQVGPSPDPSVSTEIKKDGNGWILLVSSPGWKHTVFELTDPHRVVADFLRPSVAPAVVSLPPTAPSPSKPRPAPSSKKRPLVVVDPGHGGKDPGAVAHGRREKDLALQISKRLVKNIQALGMDARLTRDGDRYLKLRERTDLANKWDADAFVSIHLNALPKGRHAKGVEIYLMALPTDKDAMELAKIENAEIAEGGNGQGGDKTSLLLSILGDMQQNNKIQESTNFAEALFAAGKRGKLPMRRVAQAPFYVLRGAAMPAVLVETGFISELSEAKMLADPSYQERLAKSLAQGIKAYLK; encoded by the coding sequence ATGTGGCTCTGGCGGGGGCGTAGGTTTCTTTGGGCTTTCATCCTGCTACTGAGCTTTCCCCTCTCCCTCTGGGCTGAGAGCTGGCAACTCGTTAAGGATGGAGCCTCTGTAGGCACCGTTAACGTCAAATACGTCGAGAGCGACACCTACGTAGCGATAGGAGAGATGGCCAGGCTTTTAGGCTATTCCGCTAAGTCCCTGAACGATGGACTGCTTATAGCTAAGGGAAACGTCAACCTTCAGGTTATTCCTAACGCCGCGGCGGTATGGCTAGGTTATGAGATCCTATCCCTCAGGAAGAAGGCTTTTGTATCCGATGGGCGATGGTGGATGGACTCAGAGTCTTCTTTGGCGGTGATGGAGAAACTTTTGGCTAAATCGGGGGATGGAGCCAGGCTTTTGTGGCGAGGTGGGTCATCCCCGTCGGTGGAGGTCGCTGCCCCTAAGGCTCCTCCTGTATCTCCCACGCCTTCCGTTTTGCCTTTGTCTAAAGTCGAAGCGGCGTCCTTCCGGTGGGGTGTTCACGAAGACAGGGTTAGATTGGTCGTCGAGACGGAGGGAAAAGTTCCCTTTAAGTCCGTTGCCGATGGTCTGAGGTTTTCATTTAAGGCTAAACCTCAAGTTGGACCTTCTCCCGACCCATCGGTCTCGACGGAGATAAAAAAAGATGGAAATGGTTGGATTCTATTGGTATCCTCTCCTGGGTGGAAACACACCGTGTTTGAGCTGACCGACCCTCACAGGGTTGTGGCGGATTTTTTGAGACCTTCCGTCGCCCCTGCGGTGGTGTCTCTCCCCCCTACCGCTCCTTCTCCCTCAAAACCCCGTCCCGCCCCTTCGTCGAAAAAAAGGCCTCTGGTGGTGGTGGATCCGGGGCACGGTGGAAAGGATCCCGGTGCGGTCGCCCACGGTCGTAGGGAAAAGGATCTGGCCTTACAGATATCCAAGAGACTGGTAAAGAACATCCAAGCTCTTGGAATGGACGCTAGGCTGACCAGAGATGGAGATCGTTATCTAAAGCTCAGAGAGAGGACGGACCTCGCAAACAAGTGGGACGCCGATGCCTTCGTCAGCATACACCTTAACGCCCTGCCCAAGGGAAGACACGCAAAAGGCGTCGAGATATACCTAATGGCCCTTCCTACCGACAAAGACGCTATGGAGCTAGCCAAGATAGAGAACGCCGAGATCGCGGAGGGCGGAAACGGCCAGGGAGGGGATAAGACAAGCCTTCTTCTCAGCATACTGGGCGATATGCAGCAGAACAATAAAATTCAGGAGAGCACCAACTTTGCGGAGGCTCTCTTCGCCGCTGGAAAGAGGGGCAAACTGCCTATGAGAAGGGTCGCTCAGGCCCCTTTCTACGTCCTTAGAGGGGCGGCTATGCCAGCGGTTCTGGTGGAGACCGGTTTTATCTCCGAGCTTTCAGAGGCTAAAATGCTGGCGGACCCCTCCTACCAGGAAAGACTCGCTAAATCCCTGGCTCAGGGTATAAAGGCGTATTTAAAATGA
- a CDS encoding GerMN domain-containing protein: MIDLREDMGISSDRRGRRSRQERDTKPSGPLKFLVRALAWGAVATIFFSMGYLSSGWLLNYLDGRGIGGQPEVVSSVEQADNLMSSSGEGIQTLVDMGKRVTFNIYVPDDKGKMIREKVEMASGVMEDDVIKLLETLLSRLSEAKVFASDVNIKNVFRDGEVMYLNFNEPFQIALSKLSAQKGSLVMTGVVRSVTDNFMPVARVQFMINGEIRESAGEVPLSVPWELRKQS; encoded by the coding sequence ATGATTGACCTGAGAGAGGATATGGGGATATCGAGTGATAGACGAGGCAGAAGAAGCAGGCAGGAGAGGGATACAAAACCGTCGGGTCCTCTAAAATTCCTGGTGAGAGCTCTGGCCTGGGGAGCGGTGGCCACGATATTTTTCTCCATGGGTTATCTCAGTTCCGGCTGGTTACTCAACTATCTCGATGGCAGAGGAATCGGAGGACAGCCGGAGGTCGTCAGTTCCGTAGAGCAGGCGGATAACCTGATGTCCTCCTCCGGAGAGGGCATACAGACCCTTGTGGACATGGGCAAGAGGGTGACGTTCAATATATATGTCCCCGACGATAAGGGAAAGATGATAAGGGAAAAGGTCGAAATGGCTTCAGGGGTCATGGAGGACGACGTGATAAAGCTCCTCGAGACCCTTCTGTCCAGGCTTTCGGAGGCTAAGGTCTTCGCCTCCGACGTTAACATTAAAAATGTATTTAGGGATGGAGAGGTGATGTATCTGAATTTCAACGAACCCTTTCAGATCGCTCTGTCTAAACTCTCCGCACAAAAAGGTTCTTTGGTGATGACCGGAGTGGTCAGAAGCGTCACCGATAACTTTATGCCCGTGGCCAGGGTACAGTTTATGATAAACGGAGAGATCCGGGAATCGGCGGGAGAAGTCCCTCTCTCTGTTCCCTGGGAGCTTAGAAAACAATCTTGA
- the rph gene encoding ribonuclease PH, whose product MKNNLLEKREDGRSGSDLREISFERGYTCYAEGSCLVSFGKTKVLCNVSVEEKVPPFLRGSGSGWITAEYSLLPRSTSTRVPRDISKGRLNGRSSEIQRLIGRSLRAAVDLEQLGERTLWVDCDVIQADGGTRTAAITGGFVAVVDALRYLWRSGKVGVIPLRSHVAAVSVGTVKGRLLSDLCYQEDSHADVDMNVVMDGNGNYIEIQGTGENGVFSKGELQDMLSLAANSIEKLVALQENALDMDGEELEALASS is encoded by the coding sequence ATGAAAAATAATTTATTAGAGAAACGGGAAGACGGGAGATCTGGATCGGATCTGCGGGAAATATCCTTCGAGAGAGGTTATACCTGCTATGCCGAGGGATCCTGTCTGGTCTCCTTTGGAAAGACTAAAGTTCTCTGTAACGTATCGGTGGAGGAGAAAGTCCCTCCTTTTTTAAGGGGGTCCGGGAGTGGATGGATAACGGCGGAATACTCCCTCTTGCCCAGGTCGACTTCTACCAGGGTTCCTAGGGATATATCAAAAGGACGTCTTAACGGCAGAAGCAGCGAAATTCAGAGGCTTATAGGCCGATCCCTCAGGGCCGCTGTGGATCTCGAGCAGCTAGGGGAGAGGACCTTATGGGTGGACTGCGACGTCATACAGGCCGACGGAGGAACCAGGACCGCCGCCATTACCGGTGGCTTTGTGGCGGTGGTAGATGCCCTGAGATACCTTTGGAGATCCGGCAAAGTTGGGGTTATACCTCTGAGGTCTCACGTCGCAGCGGTTAGCGTAGGGACCGTAAAGGGAAGGCTTCTGTCGGACCTGTGCTACCAGGAGGACAGCCATGCGGACGTGGACATGAACGTCGTCATGGACGGCAACGGAAATTACATAGAGATACAGGGAACCGGGGAAAACGGCGTATTCAGCAAAGGAGAGCTTCAGGACATGTTGTCCCTTGCGGCAAACTCTATCGAAAAGCTCGTCGCCTTACAGGAAAATGCCCTTGATATGGATGGAGAGGAGCTGGAAGCCCTTGCATCTTCGTGA
- the rdgB gene encoding RdgB/HAM1 family non-canonical purine NTP pyrophosphatase, with translation MHLRDMVIASGNKGKFVEFRDLLSPLGIELHFGKDMSDLDVEETGSSFLENATLKAGAWASHAKMAALADDSGIEVEALDGRPGIYSARMGADERSCRDWLLNELQGVENRKARYTAALVLALPDGGIWSTEEYCYGTVAVEPRGENGFGYDPIFIPEGYDVTFGELDGSIKSSISHRAKASRNFIKWLAEGGNMVK, from the coding sequence TTGCATCTTCGTGATATGGTTATAGCCAGTGGGAATAAAGGCAAGTTCGTCGAGTTTCGAGACCTTCTGAGTCCTTTAGGTATCGAACTCCATTTTGGCAAAGATATGTCCGATCTAGACGTTGAGGAGACAGGGTCAAGCTTTCTCGAGAACGCAACCCTCAAGGCAGGTGCCTGGGCTTCACACGCTAAAATGGCGGCCCTCGCTGACGATAGCGGCATAGAGGTGGAGGCTCTTGACGGTCGACCGGGAATATACTCCGCCAGGATGGGGGCCGATGAGCGGTCCTGTCGAGATTGGCTTTTAAACGAGCTCCAGGGGGTTGAGAACCGAAAGGCGAGATACACCGCCGCACTGGTCCTGGCTTTGCCCGACGGTGGAATATGGTCTACGGAGGAATATTGCTACGGGACGGTGGCCGTGGAACCTAGAGGCGAAAACGGTTTTGGATACGATCCTATATTTATACCTGAAGGATACGACGTGACCTTCGGGGAGCTGGACGGATCCATAAAGTCTTCCATATCCCATAGGGCAAAAGCGTCGAGAAATTTTATAAAGTGGCTTGCAGAGGGCGGAAATATGGTAAAATAG
- the secG gene encoding preprotein translocase subunit SecG: MKTALAIVHILLCLVLISVVLMQHRKQGGFGGLFGGGSQADVSSNQWQRFTALTKITVVVTVLFMLTSVVLVVS, encoded by the coding sequence ATGAAGACCGCATTGGCTATCGTCCACATTTTGCTCTGTCTCGTGCTGATATCGGTGGTTTTGATGCAGCACAGAAAACAAGGTGGCTTTGGAGGGCTGTTCGGTGGCGGAAGCCAGGCCGACGTGTCGTCCAACCAGTGGCAGCGGTTTACGGCTCTTACCAAGATAACTGTCGTCGTTACCGTGTTGTTTATGTTGACGTCGGTTGTCCTGGTAGTGTCCTAG
- a CDS encoding nicotinate phosphoribosyltransferase: protein MTERGSISRLQDVSRLTVDEDRIFSATHEEILNGETTDIYFVKTRDVLKSGSLLGTDVVAEVFTRKSGVFAGLSEMLFLLKDCGDIKVEALSEGDEFSSREVLVRISGPYGSFGMLETVYLGMLASSTAWATAARECVVAAQGKPVLCFGARHVHPAVAPAMERVAVRFGGCQAASCILGAKLAGMEPSGTVPHAAILIAGDTLKLARLYDQAMAPDEPRIVLVDTFKDETEESLRIAEALDGRLSGVRLDTPGERGGVTPELVRELRWRLDCAGFKEVSIIASGGITPERIKVLSEAGVDSFGVGSYISNPSPRDMTMDIKMIDGRPIAKRGRLPGLQENPRLKRVL, encoded by the coding sequence ATGACAGAACGGGGGAGTATATCCCGGTTGCAGGATGTCTCTCGTCTAACCGTCGACGAGGACAGGATATTTAGCGCTACCCACGAGGAAATTCTCAACGGAGAGACCACGGATATCTATTTCGTAAAGACCAGAGATGTGCTAAAATCCGGCAGTCTCCTTGGAACTGACGTTGTCGCCGAGGTCTTTACCAGAAAAAGCGGTGTTTTTGCCGGCCTTTCGGAGATGCTTTTTCTCTTGAAGGATTGCGGTGACATCAAGGTAGAGGCTCTCTCCGAAGGGGATGAGTTCTCCTCCAGAGAGGTTCTAGTCAGGATAAGCGGTCCTTACGGATCTTTTGGGATGCTTGAGACCGTCTATCTTGGCATGCTTGCCAGCTCCACCGCCTGGGCGACCGCCGCTAGAGAGTGTGTCGTAGCCGCTCAGGGGAAGCCTGTTCTGTGCTTTGGAGCTAGGCACGTTCACCCCGCAGTTGCCCCTGCTATGGAGCGAGTTGCGGTTAGGTTCGGAGGCTGTCAGGCCGCTAGCTGTATTTTAGGGGCCAAGCTCGCTGGCATGGAACCCTCGGGGACCGTTCCACACGCCGCCATTCTGATAGCTGGGGATACCTTAAAACTGGCGAGGCTCTACGATCAGGCTATGGCTCCCGATGAACCGAGAATCGTCCTGGTCGACACCTTCAAGGACGAGACTGAGGAGTCTCTTAGGATCGCTGAGGCCCTCGACGGAAGGCTTTCAGGGGTCAGGCTCGATACTCCAGGGGAAAGAGGGGGAGTTACCCCCGAGCTGGTTCGAGAGCTGAGATGGCGACTGGACTGTGCTGGTTTTAAAGAGGTCTCCATTATCGCTTCCGGCGGCATAACCCCTGAGAGGATAAAAGTGCTTTCAGAAGCGGGAGTGGACTCCTTCGGCGTTGGAAGCTACATATCCAACCCTAGTCCTAGGGACATGACTATGGATATAAAAATGATAGACGGCAGACCTATAGCTAAAAGAGGGCGGTTGCCGGGGCTTCAGGAAAATCCTAGGCTTAAAAGAGTTCTTTGA